The Cryptomeria japonica unplaced genomic scaffold, Sugi_1.0 HiC_scaffold_219, whole genome shotgun sequence genome includes a window with the following:
- the LOC131868788 gene encoding subtilisin-like protease SBT4.14: MASTVITHLLFPLAFLVILFSTAASRQLNEKLYIVYMGDVPSPDIQDYSQTAATASHLSLLHSLHGSYEAAQESFVHSYWKSFNGFAAWLSSSHAQHLSNTDGIVSVFESKKAKPLTSRSWDFVGLPLSQQTNDLEYQSDVIVGVLDTGVWPESESFDDKGLGPIPSKWKGVCQTTPDFKSCNKKIIGASFYNKGSGSEPEAGEFISPRDSDGHGTHTASTAAGSIVKNASLFGFAQGDARGGVPGARIAIYKVCFSDCSDVDILAAFDDAIHDGVDIISVSIGYSNGGFLPPLNYFEDSIAIGAFHAMKRGILTSNAACNDGSVGTVCNYSPWSLTVAASSIDRQFKSQLNLGNQTSFEGRAINTFTMEQPWYPLVYGGDATNVSGGFSSQDSSGCKLYSLDRSLVEGKIVLCYLADPYDLPDGGVYVSGGAGAIIMYDPMNDTASSFIVPATLIFNKEGEVIRSYINSTSSPTASIEKGVVRNDLPAPIVASFSSKGPNQITPNLLKPDITAPGVDILAAWSKAAPMTTSPLDKRVVDFNIVSGTSMACPHATGAAAYVKSFHPDWSPAAIKSALMTTASTFDATLEGNRAGELGYGSGQINPLKAINPGLVYEADAKSYINMLCSQGYNETSLRLLTGESVTCSSKLSENGVWELNYPSMMIVRDVSEPIFVQFPRTVTNVGPPKATYQAKLDAPLGMNVTVEPDTLSFTSSNQKMSYNVKIESRVVPDDYALLSGALTWSSGNYSVRSPIVVYYVKQ; this comes from the exons ATGGCAAGTACAGTCATAACCCATCTTCTGTTTCCCTTGGCTTTTCTCGTTATCCTTTTCTCCACAGCTGCTTCTCGTCAATTGAATGAAAAG CTTTATATAGTGTACATGGGTGATGTTCCATCCCCAGATATACAAGATTACTCCCAAACAGCAGCAACTGCATCTCACCTCTCATTGCTTCACTCTCTACATGGAAG CTATGAGGCAGCACAGGAATCTTTTGTTCATAGCTATTGGAAAAGCTTTAACGGATTTGCAGCTTGGCTTTCCTCATCTCATGCCCAACACCTCTCAA ACACAGATGGCATAGTTTCGGTCTTTGAAAGCAAAAAGGCCAAACCCTTAACAAGTAGATCATGGGATTTTGTGGGACTCCCTCTGTCTCAGCAAACCAATGATTTGGAGTATCAAAGTGACGTAATTGTTGGCGTTCTAGATACAG GGGTATGGCCAGAATCGGAAAGTTTCGATGACAAGGGATTGGGTCCCATTCCCTCAAAATGGAAGGGAGTGTGCCAGACAACACCCGACTTCAAATCCTGCAATAA GAAAATAATAGGTGCAAGCTTTTATAATAAAGGCTCTGGATCTGAACCAGAGGCTGGTGAGTTCATCTCTCCAAGAGATTCAGATGGCCATGGAACACACACTGCCTCCACAGCGGCTGGAAGCATTGTCAAAAATGCCAGCCTTTTTGGATTTGCCCAAGGAGACGCGCGTGGAGGAGTACCTGGCGCAAGGATTGCTATATACAAGGTTTGCTTTTCAGATTGCAGTGACGTAGATATTCTTGCCGCATTTGATGATGCAATCCATGATGGTGTGGATATTATTTCTGTTTCGATTGGTTATTCAAATGGAGGATTCCTTCCCCCACTTAACTACTTTGAAGATAGCATTGCAATTGGAGCATTCCATGCAATGAAGAGAGGAATCTTAACATCAAATGCTGCTTGTAACGATGGATCTGTGGGAACTGTTTGCAATTATTCCCCTTGGTCCTTGACAGTGGCTGCAAGCAGCATTGATCGCCAATTCAAATCACAACTTAATTTGGGAAATCAAACGTCCTTCGAG GGGCGTGCTATAAATACATTCACAATGGAGCAGCCTTGGTATCCTTTAGTATATGGAGGAGACGCTACTAATGTTTCTGGCGGATTTTCATCACAGGACTCAAG TGGTTGCAAGTTATATTCCCTGGATCGCAGCTTAGTTGAAGGAAAAATAGTACTTTGCTACTTAGCAGACCCATATGATCTGCCCGATGGTGGAGTGTATGTCTCTGGAGGGGCAGGTGCCATAATAATGTACGATCCAATGAATGATACAGCTTCCTCGTTCATCGTCCCAGCTACACTTATATTTAACAAAGAGGGAGAGGTTATCAGATCTTACATCAACTCCACAAG CTCTCCAACGGCAAGCATAGAAAAAGGTGTGGTTCGGAATGATTTACCTGCACCTATAGTGGCTTCATTCTCATCAAAAGGTCCCAACCAAATCACACCAAATCTTTTGAAG CCTGACATCACCGCACCCGGTGTAGATATTCTAGCAGCTTGGTCAAAAGCTGCACCAATGACCACAAGTCCTTTGGACAAAAGAGTTGTGGATTTTAACATAGTTTCTGGAACATCCATGGCATGCCCTCATGCCACAGGAGCAGCGGCCTATGTCAAGTCATTTCATCCTGACTGGTCTCCTGCTGCTATCAAATCTGCTCTCATGACCACAG CATCTACATTCGATGCAACATTAGAGGGCAATCGTGCTGGGGAATTAGGATATGGTTCAGGGCAGATTAACCCCCTCAAGGCCATCAATCCGGGGCTTGTGTATGAAGCTGACGCAAAATCCTATATCAATATGCTATGTAGCCAAGGATACAATGAAACATCTTTACGTTTGTTGACAGGAGAATCTGTCACTTGTTCTTCAAAATTATCTGAAAATGGAGTATGGGAACTTAACTATCCTTCCATGATGATTGTTAGGGATGTAAGTGAGCCCATTTTTGTTCAATTTCCAAGAACAGTTACAAATGTAGGACCTCCAAAAGCTACTTACCAAGCCAAATTAGATGCGCCCCTTGGAATGAACGTGACAGTGGAACCAGATACACTCTCTTTCACGTCCTCCAATCAGAAGATGTCATACAATGTGAAAATTGAAAGTCGGGTTGTACCAGATGATTATGCTTTACTATCAGGTGCACTGACTTGGAGCTCTGGCAATTACAGTGTGCGCAGCCCCATTGTTGTATATTATGTGAAACAGTAA